In Puniceibacterium sp. IMCC21224, one genomic interval encodes:
- a CDS encoding virB8 family protein, protein MKTTATPSANHDRDAFEADFIYGPRRRERFAWFVAAAGVLVGVAGMVAGASLFPLKSTETFVVVVDKETGEMDRVAAVQALTLSESDAIIQANLVAYVDDRETYDLTDGEQRINSVLDRSDGDAARTLRDLWSSTNEDYPITVYGRDAKIEVVIKSVNQIERGVAQVRFTRTLRRPRDTRTVTRSYVATVGYDFQPETRQRLQDVWANPLGFVVTSYRVDAETLEN, encoded by the coding sequence TTGAAGACAACCGCAACCCCTTCCGCGAACCACGACCGCGACGCTTTCGAGGCGGATTTCATCTACGGGCCAAGGCGGCGCGAGCGCTTCGCCTGGTTCGTCGCGGCCGCGGGCGTGCTGGTCGGCGTCGCCGGCATGGTCGCGGGCGCAAGCCTCTTTCCGCTAAAATCCACCGAGACCTTCGTGGTCGTGGTCGACAAGGAGACCGGCGAGATGGACCGGGTTGCGGCTGTCCAGGCCCTGACGCTCTCGGAAAGCGACGCGATCATCCAGGCCAACCTCGTGGCCTATGTCGATGACCGAGAGACCTATGACCTGACCGACGGCGAGCAGCGCATCAACTCGGTCCTCGACCGCTCGGATGGGGATGCCGCGCGCACGCTGCGCGATCTGTGGTCTTCCACAAATGAAGACTACCCGATCACCGTCTATGGGCGCGACGCCAAGATCGAAGTCGTGATAAAATCGGTGAACCAGATCGAGCGCGGGGTGGCGCAGGTCCGTTTCACCAGAACGCTCCGCCGCCCGCGCGACACCCGCACCGTGACCCGGTCCTACGTCGCCACCGTCGGCTACGACTTCCAACCCGAAACCCGCCAGCGCCTTCAGGACGTCT